The following are from one region of the Orenia metallireducens genome:
- the nifK gene encoding nitrogenase molybdenum-iron protein subunit beta: protein MSLTPKKVTERSGLVVNPVKTCQPIGAMYAALGINKCLPHSHGSQGCCSFHRMHLTRHFRDPVVATTSSFTEGASVFGGRSNLNTSMKNIWKLYDPDVVAINTTCLSETIGDDVGSMVAAMDIPEGKTIIHASTPSYVGSHITGYSNMVQAMMKQLAQKDEEASNDKINLIPGFVDPGDMREIKRITKLMGIPFTMVPDTSGVVDSPMTGKYEMYPKGGTTVEEIKDAGNAKATIAFGSFASAEGAFELERKCGVKPYVLKTPIGVKATDEFIMQLVKITGEEVPYALEEERGQLVDIMTDTHFHFHGKTAAIFGDPDVVIAMTEFVVSLGMTPRYVVTGTPGKEFAQEINAILEDAGVEGTKVKGPGDLLELHQWIKNDPVDLLIGNTYGKYIAKEEDIPLVRFGFPILDRSVQSYLPIVGYKGAMRLIEKISGALLDRADRDATEEDLELVM, encoded by the coding sequence ATGTCATTGACGCCAAAGAAAGTTACAGAAAGAAGTGGATTGGTAGTAAATCCAGTAAAGACTTGCCAACCAATAGGAGCAATGTATGCTGCTTTAGGAATAAATAAATGTTTACCTCATAGTCATGGTTCTCAAGGATGTTGTTCATTCCATAGAATGCACTTAACTAGACATTTTAGAGATCCAGTTGTAGCCACTACAAGTTCATTTACTGAAGGTGCTTCGGTATTTGGGGGAAGATCAAACTTAAATACTTCAATGAAGAATATATGGAAGCTTTATGATCCAGATGTTGTAGCCATTAATACAACATGTCTATCAGAAACAATTGGTGATGATGTAGGGTCTATGGTAGCTGCTATGGATATTCCAGAAGGTAAGACTATTATCCATGCTAGTACACCAAGTTATGTTGGTTCACATATTACTGGTTATTCTAACATGGTGCAAGCGATGATGAAACAACTTGCTCAAAAGGATGAAGAGGCTAGTAATGATAAAATCAACCTTATCCCTGGATTTGTAGACCCTGGCGATATGAGAGAGATCAAAAGAATCACAAAATTAATGGGAATTCCATTTACAATGGTACCAGATACTAGTGGAGTAGTAGATTCTCCAATGACAGGTAAGTATGAGATGTATCCAAAGGGTGGAACTACTGTTGAAGAGATAAAAGATGCTGGAAATGCTAAAGCTACAATTGCTTTTGGAAGTTTTGCTTCAGCAGAAGGGGCTTTTGAGTTAGAGCGTAAATGTGGTGTTAAACCTTATGTTTTAAAGACTCCAATTGGAGTTAAAGCAACTGACGAATTCATTATGCAATTAGTTAAGATTACTGGCGAAGAGGTTCCTTATGCTTTAGAGGAAGAAAGAGGTCAGTTAGTTGATATCATGACAGATACTCATTTCCACTTCCATGGCAAAACAGCTGCTATCTTCGGTGATCCTGATGTAGTGATTGCTATGACAGAATTTGTGGTAAGTCTTGGTATGACACCTAGGTATGTTGTAACTGGTACTCCAGGTAAAGAATTCGCACAAGAAATTAATGCTATCTTAGAAGATGCTGGAGTAGAAGGCACTAAGGTTAAGGGTCCAGGTGATTTATTAGAATTACATCAATGGATTAAAAATGACCCAGTAGACTTATTAATTGGAAACACTTATGGAAAGTATATCGCTAAAGAAGAGGATATCCCATTAGTAAGATTTGGATTCCCAATCTTGGATAGAAGTGTTCAAAGTTATTTACCAATTGTTGGGTACAAAGGTGCTATGAGATTGATTGAAAAGATAAGTGGTGCTTTATTAGATAGAGCAGATAGAGATGCGACTGAAGAGGATTTAGAATTAGTAATGTAA